A single genomic interval of Theropithecus gelada isolate Dixy chromosome 16, Tgel_1.0, whole genome shotgun sequence harbors:
- the SGSH gene encoding N-sulphoglucosamine sulphohydrolase isoform X1 — MRRPGPACCALLLVLGLCRARPRNALLLLADDGGFESGAYNNSAIATPHLDALARRSLLFRNAFTSVSSCSPSRASLLTGLPQHQNGMYGLHQDVHHFNSFDKVRSLPLLLSQAGVRTGIIGKKHVGPEAVYPFDFAYTEENGSVLQVGRNITRIKLLVRKFLQTQDDRPFFLYVAFHDPHRCGHSQPQYGTFCEKFGNGESGMGRIPDWTPQAYDPLDVLVPYFVPDTPAARADLAAQYTTIGRMDQGVGLVLQELRDAGVLNDTLVIFTSDNGIPFPSGRTNLYWPGTAEPLLVSSPEHPKRWGQVSEAYVSLLDLTPTILDWFSIPYPNYTIFGSKTIHLTGRSLLPALEAEPLWATVFGSQSHHEVTMSYPMRSVQHRNFRLVHNLNFKMPFPIDQDFYVSPTFQDLLNRTTAGQPTGWYKDLHHYYYRARWELYDQSRDPHETQNLAADPRFAQVLEMLRAQLTKWQWETHDPWVCAPDGVLEEKLSPQCQPLHNEL; from the exons ATGCGCCGGCCCGGGCCCGCCTGCTGCGCGCTGCTGCTAGTCCTGGGGCTCTGCCGGGCGCGCCCCCGGAACGCACTGCTGCTCCTCG CGGATGACGGAGGCTTTGAGAGTGGTGCGTACAACAACAGCGCCATCGCCACCCCGCACCTGGACGCCTTGGCCCGCCGCAGTCTCCTCTTCCGCAACGCCTTCACCTCGGTCAGCAGCTGCTCTCCCAGCCGCGCCAGCCTTCTCACTGGCCTGCCCCAG CATCAGAATGGGATGTACGGGCTGCACCAGGATGTGCACCACTTCAACTCCTTCGACAAGGTGCGGAGCCTGCCACTGCTGCTCAGCCAAGCTGGCGTGCGCACAG GCATCATCGGGAAGAAGCACGTGGGGCCGGAGGCCGTGTACCCGTTTGACTTTGCTTACACGGAGGAGAACGGCTCCGTCCTCCAGGTGGGACGGAACATCACCAGAATTAAGCTGCTCGTCCGGAAATTCCTGCAGACTCAGGATGACCG GCCTTTCTTCCTCTATGTCGCCTTCCATGACCCCCACCGCTGCGGGCACTCCCAGCCCCAGTACGGAACCTTCTGTGAGAAGTTTGGCAACGGAGAGAGCGGCATGGGTCGTATCCCAGACTGGACCCCCCAGGCCTATGACCCACTGGACGTGCTG GTGCCTTACTTCGTCCCTGACACCCCGGCAGCCCGAGCCGACCTTGCCGCTCAGTACACCACCATCGGCCGCATGGACCAAG GAGTTGGACTTGTGCTCCAGGAGCTGCGTGACGCGGGTGTCCTGAACGACACACTGGTGATCTTCACGTCTGACAACGGAATCCCCTTCCCCAGCGGCAGGACCAACCTGTACTGGCCGGGCACTGCTGAACCGTTACTGGTGTCATCCCCTGAGCACCCAAAACGCTGGGGCCAAGTCAGCGAGGCCTACGTGAGCCTCCTAG ACCTCACGCCCACCATCTTGGATTGGTTCTCCATCCCGTACCCCAATTACACCATCTTTGGCTCGAAGACCATCCACCTCACTGGCCGGTCCCTCCTGCCAGCGCTGGAGGCCGAGCCCCTCTGGGCCACCGTCTTTGGCAGCCAGAGCCACCACGAGGTCACCATGTCCTACCCCATGCGCTCCGTGCAGCACCGGAACTTCCGCCTCGTGCACAACCTCAACTTCAAGATGCCCTTTCCCATCGACCAGGATTTCTACGTCTCACCCACCTTCCAGGACCTCCTGAACCGCACCACAGCTGGCCAGCCCACAGGCTGGTACAAGGACCTCCATCATTACTACTACCGGGCGCGCTGGGAGCTCTACGACCAGAGCCGGGACCCCCACGAGACCCAGAACCTGGCCGCCGACCCGCGCTTTGCTCAGGTGCTGGAGATGCTTCGGGCCCAGCTGACCAAGTGGCAATGGGAGACCCACGACCCCTGGGTGTGTGCCCCTGACGGCGTCCTGGAGGAGAAGCTCTCTCCCCAGTGCCAGCCCCTCCACAACGAGCTGTGA
- the SGSH gene encoding N-sulphoglucosamine sulphohydrolase isoform X3: MRRPGPACCALLLVLGLCRARPRNALLLLADDGGFESGAYNNSAIATPHLDALARRSLLFRNAFTSVSSCSPSRASLLTGLPQHQNGMYGLHQDVHHFNSFDKVRSLPLLLSQAGVRTGIIGKKHVGPEAVYPFDFAYTEENGSVLQVGRNITRIKLLVRKFLQTQDDRPFFLYVAFHDPHRCGHSQPQYGTFCEKFGNGESGMGRIPDWTPQAYDPLDVLVPYFVPDTPAARADLAAQYTTIGRMDQGVGLVLQELRDAGVLNDTLVIFTSDNGIPFPSGRTNLYWPGTAEPLLVSSPEHPKRWGQVSEAYVSLLEEKDEAQRGEVSCSGLHS, encoded by the exons ATGCGCCGGCCCGGGCCCGCCTGCTGCGCGCTGCTGCTAGTCCTGGGGCTCTGCCGGGCGCGCCCCCGGAACGCACTGCTGCTCCTCG CGGATGACGGAGGCTTTGAGAGTGGTGCGTACAACAACAGCGCCATCGCCACCCCGCACCTGGACGCCTTGGCCCGCCGCAGTCTCCTCTTCCGCAACGCCTTCACCTCGGTCAGCAGCTGCTCTCCCAGCCGCGCCAGCCTTCTCACTGGCCTGCCCCAG CATCAGAATGGGATGTACGGGCTGCACCAGGATGTGCACCACTTCAACTCCTTCGACAAGGTGCGGAGCCTGCCACTGCTGCTCAGCCAAGCTGGCGTGCGCACAG GCATCATCGGGAAGAAGCACGTGGGGCCGGAGGCCGTGTACCCGTTTGACTTTGCTTACACGGAGGAGAACGGCTCCGTCCTCCAGGTGGGACGGAACATCACCAGAATTAAGCTGCTCGTCCGGAAATTCCTGCAGACTCAGGATGACCG GCCTTTCTTCCTCTATGTCGCCTTCCATGACCCCCACCGCTGCGGGCACTCCCAGCCCCAGTACGGAACCTTCTGTGAGAAGTTTGGCAACGGAGAGAGCGGCATGGGTCGTATCCCAGACTGGACCCCCCAGGCCTATGACCCACTGGACGTGCTG GTGCCTTACTTCGTCCCTGACACCCCGGCAGCCCGAGCCGACCTTGCCGCTCAGTACACCACCATCGGCCGCATGGACCAAG GAGTTGGACTTGTGCTCCAGGAGCTGCGTGACGCGGGTGTCCTGAACGACACACTGGTGATCTTCACGTCTGACAACGGAATCCCCTTCCCCAGCGGCAGGACCAACCTGTACTGGCCGGGCACTGCTGAACCGTTACTGGTGTCATCCCCTGAGCACCCAAAACGCTGGGGCCAAGTCAGCGAGGCCTACGTGAGCCTCCTAG AGGAAAaggatgaggctcagagaggtgaagtaagcTGCTCAGGACTGCACAGCTGA
- the SGSH gene encoding N-sulphoglucosamine sulphohydrolase isoform X2: MRRPGPACCALLLVLGLCRARPRNALLLLADDGGFESGAYNNSAIATPHLDALARRSLLFRNAFTSVSSCSPSRASLLTGLPQHQNGMYGLHQDVHHFNSFDKVRSLPLLLSQAGVRTGIIGKKHVGPEAVYPFDFAYTEENGSVLQVGRNITRIKLLVRKFLQTQDDRPFFLYVAFHDPHRCGHSQPQYGTFCEKFGNGESGMGRIPDWTPQAYDPLDVLVPYFVPDTPAARADLAAQYTTIGRMDQGVGLVLQELRDAGVLNDTLVIFTSDNGIPFPSGRTNLYWPGTAEPLLVSSPEHPKRWGQVSEAYVSLLGTMAQRDDMAVRGARQGTSRC, encoded by the exons ATGCGCCGGCCCGGGCCCGCCTGCTGCGCGCTGCTGCTAGTCCTGGGGCTCTGCCGGGCGCGCCCCCGGAACGCACTGCTGCTCCTCG CGGATGACGGAGGCTTTGAGAGTGGTGCGTACAACAACAGCGCCATCGCCACCCCGCACCTGGACGCCTTGGCCCGCCGCAGTCTCCTCTTCCGCAACGCCTTCACCTCGGTCAGCAGCTGCTCTCCCAGCCGCGCCAGCCTTCTCACTGGCCTGCCCCAG CATCAGAATGGGATGTACGGGCTGCACCAGGATGTGCACCACTTCAACTCCTTCGACAAGGTGCGGAGCCTGCCACTGCTGCTCAGCCAAGCTGGCGTGCGCACAG GCATCATCGGGAAGAAGCACGTGGGGCCGGAGGCCGTGTACCCGTTTGACTTTGCTTACACGGAGGAGAACGGCTCCGTCCTCCAGGTGGGACGGAACATCACCAGAATTAAGCTGCTCGTCCGGAAATTCCTGCAGACTCAGGATGACCG GCCTTTCTTCCTCTATGTCGCCTTCCATGACCCCCACCGCTGCGGGCACTCCCAGCCCCAGTACGGAACCTTCTGTGAGAAGTTTGGCAACGGAGAGAGCGGCATGGGTCGTATCCCAGACTGGACCCCCCAGGCCTATGACCCACTGGACGTGCTG GTGCCTTACTTCGTCCCTGACACCCCGGCAGCCCGAGCCGACCTTGCCGCTCAGTACACCACCATCGGCCGCATGGACCAAG GAGTTGGACTTGTGCTCCAGGAGCTGCGTGACGCGGGTGTCCTGAACGACACACTGGTGATCTTCACGTCTGACAACGGAATCCCCTTCCCCAGCGGCAGGACCAACCTGTACTGGCCGGGCACTGCTGAACCGTTACTGGTGTCATCCCCTGAGCACCCAAAACGCTGGGGCCAAGTCAGCGAGGCCTACGTGAGCCTCCTAG GCACCATGGCCCAGAGAGATGACATGGCGGTGAGAGGTGCCCGACAAGGCACCTCCCGCTGCTGA